A window of the Blastocatellia bacterium genome harbors these coding sequences:
- a CDS encoding histone deacetylase — protein MTTALVYDAASRLHKTGHHPENSRRFDVILEALENDQALWQRLARLAPREAGDAEIARCHSERLIEQIRKLCERGVPYIDLDTVISEQSFEVARLAAGAVLVGIDQVFGGTAQNAFALVRPPGHHATPSRAMGFCLFNNAAIGARYAQTAYGAERVLIIDWDVHHGNGTQDIFYSDPTVYYFSTHQYPYYPGTGAATERGEGRGQDTTLNVPLREGTSARDHRQAFSDALRAIEARFPPDLILISAGFDSRRGDPLGGLLLEDADFREMTKEVMGMAERHGHSRVVSVLEGGYNLDTLGETVRTHVAALSA, from the coding sequence ATGACCACGGCACTCGTTTACGATGCGGCGTCGCGTCTGCACAAGACCGGCCATCACCCCGAAAATTCCAGGCGCTTCGATGTAATCCTTGAGGCGCTGGAAAATGATCAAGCGCTCTGGCAGCGCCTGGCCCGGCTGGCGCCGCGCGAGGCCGGCGACGCGGAGATCGCGCGCTGTCACAGCGAGCGCTTAATCGAGCAGATTCGTAAGCTCTGCGAACGTGGCGTACCTTACATTGACCTCGACACGGTGATCAGCGAGCAATCATTTGAAGTGGCGCGGCTGGCGGCGGGCGCGGTTCTTGTCGGCATCGATCAGGTGTTCGGCGGCACAGCACAGAACGCCTTTGCGCTGGTGCGTCCGCCCGGCCATCACGCGACGCCGAGCCGGGCGATGGGCTTCTGTTTATTCAACAACGCGGCGATTGGCGCGCGTTACGCGCAGACCGCCTACGGTGCCGAGCGCGTCTTGATCATCGATTGGGACGTGCATCATGGAAACGGCACACAGGACATCTTCTACAGTGACCCGACGGTCTATTATTTCTCGACGCATCAATACCCGTATTATCCCGGCACCGGCGCGGCGACCGAGCGCGGCGAAGGGCGCGGCCAGGACACCACGCTCAATGTGCCGCTACGCGAAGGCACTTCGGCGCGCGATCACCGGCAAGCGTTCAGCGACGCCTTGCGGGCGATTGAGGCGCGCTTCCCGCCCGATCTTATCCTCATCTCTGCCGGCTTCGATTCGCGGCGCGGCGACCCACTGGGCGGCCTGCTGTTAGAAGACGCTGACTTTCGCGAGATGACCAAAGAGGTGATGGGCATGGCCGAGCGCCACGGTCACAGCCGCGTCGTTTCGGTGCTCGAAGGTGGTTACAATCTGGATACGCTCGGCGAGACGGTCAGAACGCACGTTGCCGCATTGTCGGCATGA
- a CDS encoding ABC transporter ATP-binding protein, translating to MSANDQPLIKLEGVTKVFLTDEVETHALSGIHLEIERGEYISIAGPSGCGKSTLLSILGLLDSPSEGGYWLGGKPVADLPLSERARIRNREVGFIFQSFNLIGDLSVYENVELPLTYRGMRANERRDRVRAALERVGMAHRAKHLPSQLSGGQQQRVAVARAVAGDPLILLADEPTGNLDSVNGEAVMELLSELHQQGATICMVTHDQRYASHADRTVHVFDGLVVDEEKTAPPVTV from the coding sequence ATGAGCGCGAACGATCAACCGCTGATCAAGCTCGAAGGCGTGACCAAAGTCTTTCTCACCGACGAAGTCGAAACCCATGCGCTGTCGGGCATTCACCTGGAAATCGAGCGCGGCGAATATATCTCAATTGCCGGACCCTCGGGATGCGGCAAGTCTACTTTGCTATCGATTCTCGGTCTCCTCGACTCGCCTTCCGAAGGCGGCTACTGGCTCGGCGGCAAGCCGGTTGCCGATCTGCCCTTGTCTGAGCGCGCCCGCATCCGCAACCGCGAAGTCGGTTTCATCTTTCAAAGTTTCAACCTCATCGGCGACCTCTCGGTTTACGAGAATGTCGAGCTGCCGCTCACCTATCGCGGCATGCGCGCCAATGAGCGCCGCGACCGCGTGCGCGCGGCGCTTGAGCGTGTCGGCATGGCGCACCGCGCCAAGCACCTGCCCAGCCAGCTCTCCGGCGGTCAGCAGCAGCGCGTCGCCGTCGCCCGCGCCGTCGCCGGCGACCCGCTCATCCTGCTCGCAGACGAGCCTACGGGGAACCTCGATTCGGTCAATGGCGAAGCGGTCATGGAACTGCTCAGCGAATTGCACCAGCAGGGCGCGACCATCTGCATGGTGACGCACGACCAGCGCTATGCCTCGCACGCCGACCGCACCGTGCATGTGTTCGACGGCCTGGTCGTGGACGAAGAGAAGACCGCCCCGCCCGTAACCGTCTAG
- a CDS encoding sugar-binding protein codes for MTHTNLRTIIVLLGALASFAGAFTVAYAQAAPASVIAAIAPEKEAKKVERKRHDDSKPAKDETKPAASGPSASLLPPEKAGPIVVPHFDSAPVIDGKLDDDIWKKAVLLRDFYQFQPGDNVAPTAPTEVRIGYDAHFLYFAFHCYDDPLKVRATVARRDQIFSEDNVLIFLDTFNDKRKAYMLSFNPFGVQADGVYTEGSETDMNVDIVMESKGALTDDGYIVEVAVPFKSLRYEAGNGKLWGIHVWRRIARQDNEMDSWVPISRDKVSRLEQEGHLTGLDNLATERALEIIPTITFSETGRRAPVYPLSFTANNPGVVDNGRFVNNPVKADPGISVKLGLTSNITLDFTANPDFAQVEADQPVITANQRFPIFFAEKRPFFLEGIDIFQTPIQAVHTRSIIDPDYAVKLTGKTGRNSFGLLLASDNAPGNFSEEERNDPATRAAIEPFLDKNATVGVLRFKRDVGRESSLGMIATSYNFIEQHNQLAGFDGRFKLDPKTIFSFQALGTTSRHHFYDAALDEDRYRTGNGLGYSWNLDYTGRHFGYTLMGEGRTRDYRADVGFVERTNTNSNGAFFRVSNDPKQNARLVSWRVFGFNFINYDFQGRSQSLTQGIRGNLQFTRQTWVNFGYSRSYERLLEEEFGPQRTFTRAGAFAGDSERSTVGQALSVSVGTNPTKKLEVVGFIGRRWNIFDYDFGAGPRYSRVSPAALLDPSAPLDPGPANGVDMQFGATVKPTSALSLSLNYSRSSLRRNATGRTVFVDNISSFRSTYQFTRFLFARARLDYDSLASSVRGQYLFGWTPNPGTSFYVGYNDDMNYDGFNPYSGLPEPGFRRNSRTFFIKTSYLFRRSI; via the coding sequence TTGACTCATACAAACCTACGCACCATTATTGTATTGCTTGGCGCGCTGGCGTCATTCGCCGGCGCTTTTACCGTCGCTTACGCACAGGCCGCGCCTGCATCCGTTATCGCGGCTATTGCCCCAGAGAAAGAAGCCAAAAAGGTCGAACGTAAGAGGCACGATGATAGCAAGCCTGCCAAGGATGAAACGAAGCCGGCAGCATCCGGCCCGTCCGCTTCATTGCTGCCGCCCGAAAAGGCCGGCCCCATCGTCGTGCCGCATTTCGACAGCGCGCCGGTGATCGACGGCAAGCTCGACGACGACATCTGGAAAAAAGCCGTCCTGCTGCGCGACTTTTACCAGTTTCAGCCCGGCGATAACGTTGCGCCGACGGCGCCCACCGAAGTTCGCATCGGCTATGACGCACACTTTCTCTACTTCGCCTTTCATTGCTACGACGACCCGCTGAAGGTGCGCGCCACCGTCGCCCGCCGCGATCAGATATTCAGCGAAGACAACGTGCTGATTTTCCTCGACACCTTCAACGACAAGCGCAAAGCCTACATGCTCAGCTTCAACCCTTTCGGCGTCCAGGCCGACGGCGTTTACACCGAAGGCAGCGAAACCGACATGAACGTGGACATCGTCATGGAGTCGAAAGGCGCGCTCACCGACGATGGCTACATCGTTGAAGTCGCGGTGCCGTTCAAGTCGCTGCGTTACGAGGCGGGCAACGGCAAGCTGTGGGGCATTCACGTCTGGCGGCGAATCGCCCGGCAAGACAACGAGATGGATTCGTGGGTGCCGATCTCGCGCGACAAGGTCAGCCGGCTTGAGCAGGAAGGCCACCTGACGGGCCTCGATAACCTGGCGACCGAGCGCGCGCTGGAGATCATCCCGACGATCACCTTTTCCGAAACCGGACGCCGCGCGCCCGTCTACCCGCTATCTTTTACCGCCAATAATCCCGGCGTCGTCGATAACGGCCGCTTCGTCAACAATCCGGTCAAGGCCGACCCCGGCATCAGCGTCAAGCTTGGCCTGACTTCGAACATCACGCTCGACTTCACAGCCAACCCGGACTTCGCGCAGGTCGAAGCCGACCAGCCGGTGATTACCGCCAACCAGCGCTTCCCGATCTTCTTTGCCGAAAAGCGCCCGTTCTTCCTCGAAGGCATCGACATCTTTCAGACGCCGATCCAAGCCGTTCACACGCGCTCGATCATCGATCCCGATTATGCGGTCAAGCTGACGGGCAAGACCGGGCGGAATTCTTTCGGATTGCTGCTGGCCTCGGATAATGCGCCGGGCAACTTCTCTGAAGAAGAGCGCAATGACCCGGCGACGCGCGCCGCCATCGAGCCATTCCTCGACAAGAACGCCACCGTCGGCGTGCTGCGCTTCAAGCGCGACGTAGGCCGCGAATCGTCGCTCGGCATGATTGCCACGAGCTATAACTTCATCGAACAGCACAACCAGTTGGCCGGCTTTGATGGGCGTTTCAAGCTCGACCCGAAGACCATCTTTAGCTTCCAGGCGCTCGGCACCACCTCGCGGCATCACTTCTATGACGCCGCGCTTGACGAAGACCGCTACCGCACAGGCAATGGCCTCGGCTATAGCTGGAACCTCGACTACACCGGGCGACACTTCGGCTATACGTTGATGGGCGAGGGCCGCACGCGTGATTACCGCGCCGATGTCGGCTTTGTCGAGCGCACGAACACCAACTCGAATGGCGCGTTTTTCCGTGTCAGCAACGACCCCAAGCAGAATGCGCGGCTGGTGTCGTGGCGCGTCTTCGGCTTCAACTTCATCAACTATGATTTTCAAGGCCGCTCGCAGAGCCTCACACAAGGCATCCGGGGCAACCTGCAATTCACCCGGCAGACCTGGGTGAACTTCGGCTATTCGCGATCATATGAACGGCTGCTCGAAGAAGAGTTCGGACCGCAGCGCACGTTTACGCGCGCCGGCGCGTTCGCGGGCGATTCGGAGCGTTCAACCGTCGGCCAGGCTTTATCTGTGAGCGTCGGGACCAACCCGACGAAAAAGCTCGAGGTCGTCGGTTTCATTGGCCGCCGGTGGAACATTTTCGATTACGACTTCGGAGCCGGGCCGCGTTACTCGCGCGTCAGCCCTGCGGCCTTGCTCGATCCGAGCGCGCCACTCGATCCCGGCCCGGCCAACGGCGTGGATATGCAATTTGGCGCAACCGTCAAACCGACCAGCGCGCTGTCGCTGTCGCTCAATTACTCGCGCAGCAGCCTGCGACGCAATGCCACCGGGCGCACCGTCTTTGTCGATAACATCTCGTCATTCCGCTCGACCTATCAGTTCACGCGCTTCCTGTTTGCGCGAGCGCGGCTCGATTATGATTCGCTGGCATCAAGCGTGCGCGGTCAATACCTGTTCGGCTGGACGCCGAACCCGGGGACGAGCTTTTATGTCGGCTACAACGACGACATGAATTATGACGGCTTCAACCCTTATTCCGGCCTGCCCGAGCCGGGCTTTCGGCGCAACAGCCGCACCTTTTTCATCAAAACCTCATACCTGTTCCGCCGTAGCATCTAA
- a CDS encoding VWA domain-containing protein: MKGFNVRAVFALCLTLVVVADLYAQSGRLRKQAPVRQHATEDDNDAVRLRVEEVLLAVNVRNAFGHLPVDLKRTDFIVTEDGKRHEVNDVLRTPANILFILDTSGEHTVKNINLHRELALKMIEALGAEDRAAIISYGDTIQLLSAWTGNKTALRQALEWKFKPGIESDFYNSIIYGCDKVLSKVPGRRSIVLLTDGIDSYEKPVAEGATLMFEQALAALHRARATIYVAGQNEILLKALKPDAFNALSWYERLDPLQRKKIDRLRRYYRQLEASELSLKGLAEETGGMAWMPESRDAFTGMSNRMVEEIGTECVIAYSTERAADDASFHSIKVYGTRADISIRFRRGIYANSVADKMRLGLSDLPDWLDVRPDADIFRAAGL; the protein is encoded by the coding sequence ATGAAGGGATTCAACGTTCGAGCCGTTTTCGCTCTTTGCCTGACCCTGGTCGTGGTGGCGGATCTCTACGCCCAGAGCGGGCGGTTGCGCAAGCAAGCGCCGGTGCGCCAACACGCCACGGAGGACGACAATGATGCCGTGCGTCTGCGTGTCGAAGAAGTGCTGCTGGCGGTCAACGTGCGCAACGCCTTCGGCCACCTGCCTGTCGATTTAAAGCGCACCGACTTCATCGTCACCGAAGACGGCAAGCGCCACGAAGTCAACGACGTCTTGCGCACGCCGGCCAACATCCTCTTCATCCTCGACACCAGCGGCGAGCATACCGTCAAGAATATCAACCTGCATCGCGAGCTGGCCTTGAAGATGATCGAGGCGCTCGGCGCCGAAGACCGCGCGGCCATCATCTCGTACGGCGACACCATTCAGTTGCTGTCGGCCTGGACCGGTAACAAAACGGCTCTGCGCCAGGCGCTCGAATGGAAGTTCAAGCCGGGCATCGAGTCCGACTTTTATAACAGCATCATCTATGGCTGCGACAAGGTGTTGTCGAAAGTGCCGGGCCGCCGCAGCATCGTCCTGCTCACCGACGGCATTGATTCATACGAAAAGCCGGTTGCCGAAGGCGCGACGTTGATGTTCGAGCAGGCATTGGCCGCGCTGCATCGCGCCCGCGCGACCATTTACGTTGCCGGGCAGAACGAGATATTGCTGAAAGCCCTCAAGCCCGACGCCTTTAACGCGCTCTCCTGGTACGAGCGGCTCGACCCCCTACAGCGCAAAAAGATTGACCGCCTGCGCCGTTACTACCGCCAGCTCGAAGCCTCCGAGCTTTCGCTAAAAGGGCTGGCTGAAGAGACCGGCGGCATGGCCTGGATGCCGGAATCGCGCGACGCCTTTACAGGCATGAGCAACCGCATGGTCGAAGAGATCGGCACCGAATGTGTGATCGCCTATTCGACCGAGCGGGCGGCGGATGACGCCAGTTTTCATTCGATCAAAGTCTACGGCACGCGCGCCGATATCTCGATCCGCTTCCGCCGTGGCATCTACGCCAACAGCGTCGCAGACAAAATGCGCCTGGGGTTGTCTGACCTGCCCGATTGGCTCGACGTGCGGCCAGACGCAGACATATTCCGCGCCGCCGGGTTGTAG
- the hemW gene encoding radical SAM family heme chaperone HemW, giving the protein MNRQAGIYIHIPFCARKCTYCAFNTTDFFEDLAARYVDAVRREVLAWGERLAESNPHRMAVDTIYFGGGTPSIIEAEQLAALVAACRESFAVAPTAEVTIEINPATFTRQKVEGWLAAGINRASVGVQSFIDEELARLSRTHTAMEARLTVAALREAGFENISLDLIAGLPEQSLADWRFNLDEALRLDPEHLSLYLLEVKEGTQLYAQLKRGQRPQPDDDTAAEMYRMICAATRRAGYEQYEISNFARLEPEPWKGMGSAPSRFRSQHNMKYWTGATFYGMGCGAHAYDGRARWVNILKADAYIAAIAERGQAIAERHELSAEDRAAEALFMGLRLNEGVALQAFRDEYGLDVLERFGDELPRLTDADLIQIAEGRMMLTDKGRLLSNEVFVSLI; this is encoded by the coding sequence GTGAACCGGCAGGCAGGCATCTATATTCACATCCCGTTCTGTGCGCGCAAATGCACCTACTGCGCTTTTAACACGACCGATTTTTTTGAAGACCTGGCGGCGCGCTACGTTGACGCGGTGCGGCGCGAGGTTCTCGCCTGGGGCGAGCGGCTGGCGGAAAGTAATCCGCATCGCATGGCCGTTGATACCATCTATTTCGGCGGCGGCACGCCTTCAATCATCGAAGCCGAGCAATTGGCTGCGCTGGTTGCCGCCTGCCGCGAGAGCTTCGCGGTCGCACCCACAGCCGAGGTGACGATTGAAATCAACCCGGCGACCTTTACGCGCCAGAAGGTCGAAGGCTGGCTGGCCGCAGGCATCAACCGCGCCAGCGTCGGCGTGCAATCATTCATTGACGAAGAGCTTGCGCGCCTGTCGCGCACACACACGGCAATGGAGGCTCGGCTGACGGTCGCTGCTTTGCGCGAGGCCGGCTTTGAAAATATCAGCCTCGACCTGATTGCCGGATTACCTGAACAATCGCTCGCCGACTGGCGCTTCAACCTCGATGAAGCCCTGCGCCTCGACCCCGAGCACCTGTCGCTTTACCTGCTCGAAGTCAAGGAAGGCACGCAGCTTTATGCGCAGCTCAAGCGCGGCCAGCGCCCGCAGCCCGATGACGACACGGCAGCCGAGATGTATCGCATGATCTGTGCGGCCACGCGCCGCGCCGGCTATGAGCAGTACGAGATATCGAACTTCGCTCGGCTTGAGCCTGAGCCGTGGAAAGGCATGGGGAGCGCGCCGTCGCGGTTCCGCTCGCAGCACAATATGAAATACTGGACGGGCGCGACGTTCTACGGCATGGGATGCGGCGCGCACGCTTATGACGGGCGGGCGCGCTGGGTCAACATCTTGAAGGCCGACGCTTACATTGCGGCGATTGCCGAGCGCGGCCAGGCGATTGCCGAGCGGCACGAGCTTTCAGCCGAAGACCGCGCCGCCGAAGCGTTGTTTATGGGTTTGCGGCTCAACGAAGGTGTCGCGCTTCAGGCGTTTCGCGACGAGTACGGACTGGACGTGCTGGAGCGCTTCGGCGATGAATTGCCGCGACTCACTGATGCCGACTTGATTCAAATCGCTGAAGGGCGCATGATGCTGACGGACAAAGGCCGCTTGCTATCTAACGAAGTTTTCGTATCATTGATATAA